The Leguminivora glycinivorella isolate SPB_JAAS2020 chromosome 7, LegGlyc_1.1, whole genome shotgun sequence genomic interval TTGTATTTACAAGGCTACCCGGAAGGTGAACAGCATGTATTTCAGAAGAGAAAGTGTGGAAGACAGCAAGTTGTAGAAAACGGAATATTCATGTTGATATTGGAAGAACAATAATGCTACAGGATAATAGATAGATAAGAAGATTTAAAAGTAGAACCTTACTAAGAAGAATTCAAACCAACCATGAGAGCAATACACTAGAATTGTTTGTAAAACTTTAGGCAGAACAGAAATTCAATATTTCTACGGGACAATTATATCATAACCCCCTTGTGCCTATGTTTTCAGTTGCTTCTTGGtttcattaaataatttattaggaGAGTTAAGAAAGAGATGACAAGAAAGAGAACTAAGTTATATGGAAAACCACACAGTCACTGCACTACAGGCAAAGTTTTGTGATGAGGTTGATAATATGATGAGCTCAGGCTCAGAACCAGTAAAGTTGTCACCAGTGACAGATCTAGCGTATCTTTTGCTCAAGAGTAGCCAGTTATTTTTCACAACACCTGTAGTAAAGCAATTAACAACTAACCCATTCTAAGAGAGAATAGAAGAAGAGTTTGAGTGTATTAAGCGAGTGATCTGAGTATGGTTTAGTATaccaaataaatgtatattatgCTTGAAGATTtaagtaaataatgaatgaaagAGAGATGGTTTATCCATGTTCGAGTAACATAGGACAAGGCAAGAAGTAGAGAAAATAATTTCTCTTATGTGCCACCTATAATATATATGAGAGATACTCCTAAGTACTTCTCCCTTTTGGCATTTTATTGGCACCCTGCCCCAGTGCCCCTGTGCAGGATTAACTTTCTGGGTCGCGGAGACCTTTATGAAAGACACACTGCCTTTACCACTCCATGTGCCAGCATCTGTCTTGGCCCCTTCCTTGTCACAGCACCTCTATGTGGAAAGAACTAGCTGGGTAGTGTTGACGCTGCAAAAGAGATACCTTGCAGTATTTTAGCGAAACAAAGTTCTTATTGCCGTTACCACCTTTCCTTGTGAGGGATTAACATGCTGGGTCTCGGAGACCACATGTGAGTGAGGTTGCCTTGGGCTAGTAAACCTACATGATTCCTTGTCCCATCTGAGCATTTTGCAGTCCTGAGTAGGGCCAGACAACAGTGTGGTTGGACATTATTAGGAAAATAATCTGGACTGGTGTCAACTTGTCGAGTGTCATGGAACTCATGCCTATGTCAGAGCTGATGGTGATGCCTACTAAATCAATAGAGTATCCTGCATGAAAAGAGAAGATTATTTCTCAGTCCAGAAAAGTCTGGAGAATAACCACATGAATTGCAACACCGGCTGTGACTCCTGAAcagataaatatattttattcatacACAGTGTAAACAAAGATTAAAGAACTGATGTACAACAATAAGAGTAGCGCCAGATACTTAAAGTTGACTCATTACTCTCACTTGCAAGTAAGGAATTCTAGAGAGGATAGAAACGTTAGATAATAGAACGGTGGGTCAGAGTTATCCATCAGGCAGCAGTAATAATTCACTCTACTGAGTTGCCTAAACTGTGATGTTTAAGATGGCATAAAGACAAATTTAATTGAAGATGAAAAAGCAAGCAGATTAAAATGCATTTATGAAGGCTAAATAAAACTATATGCATAGCTTATATGCCagttttttatacaaagtctCGCACAGCTTCTCAATTTGGCTATGGCAGATCAATGAAGCATAAGATGTCATACTACTGTTAGACATACATCACAATTGCAAACTGACTGCTTTCTACAATTGTCAGCTGCTACACAATAGCCTGTTGTGAAAGGCACCTAACCTAACTCTGGCAGCCACCTCGGAGGTGGTCACCCTGCCATATCAAGCCATTGTGTTAAAAGACTTCAGATTGAATTTCAGAGACAGTTAACAAATTGTGAAACAACCTGGATGAGGCGATAATCTAGCCTTCTTCCTTGTGAGTTAGAATACCAGATGAATCCACTTAGTGCTCAGGGCACTAGCGGGTTGTACACACTGAGTCAGGCAGACTTGCTGTCAAGAACAACAGTGGACCATTTCAGGTTATAAAGATTTCATGAGGTGGATAGAGTTGACTCCAGGCCTACCTCCCCCAGCAATAGAGACGGTACAACTGCTGAAACAAAGGATATTGATACTAAGGAAGACAAAAGTGTTATTGAAAATGAGACTATTTCTATGTaagtgttttaaataatatagaCAGTAGAACACCAAAGCAGAGGAAGCAGAGGTACATAGATCAGCTGTTCTGGACTAAAACCTCCTCtagttataatagttataaagtTAGAAACTGCTTTGAAGGTCCCCCAACTAGGACGTCAGAATGGCAGATGCCCTCATCTGCAATGCTGCTCACAGTGGTCCAGATCACTCCAGCTGAGCTCACTCTTGTCCTCCCAGGCTGCGGAAGCTAGTATATGACACGCAAGGTGTCACATGGAGAAGATACCCTAGTGCACAAAGGTTGGCTGGTACGAATTGCCCTTTAGTGACCAACTGCCTGTTGGTGTACAACTTCTGAAGTTGCAGTGTAAGTTACTGTATTGTTTCTGTATTGAGGTGCACAATAAAGAGTATGTCTGGTATTATACCTTTAGCTTTGTGTTAGctaatacatacaaaatatttaaggctatatacatatatatattcttaaaattcttaaaattaaataaattaaattaaattatgaagTTTAGACAGTCAAGATGACACATCCCTGAAGATTGGAGATCTAATGAAGAATCTCTGAAAAGCTTGAAATTCCAGGTTCTTGAACACTGTACCCATCATGTTTCAATTACCTTCAGTTGGTACTCAGACTGGTAGGTAACCAGGGCAATCAACAACCATAAGTAAGTTGCCACATTTGTGAGGGCTTATAACCATTGAGGAAAGCCCCCTTGGGCCAGTAGTGCCAGAAAGCAAGAAAGGAAGGTAATAaatctgtattttatttatttacagtcAAGTTCCTACACTGTCCTGCAGCTTGGTGCAGACTGGACACCTCGAGTTGTAGTACCTAcagtagtaggtacttagtacAGGGTACGGGCATAGGTGCCCACTGAGCAACTACCGCTCTACCGTCTCCTGCCTTGGGCAGACTGTAGGAACTTACTATAGAAGCTTGCCTACGAACAGGTAGTTGGCAGAgctacaatatttaaataagtactaATGCCAGTAATGCCGAGAGATTGATTGCACAGGTACGCGACATATAATTTAAAGCTATCTTAAATATTGTAACATTTAGTTTGATTGTTACTGACTATCATGATCAATTGTGTGTTTATGGTAAGACATGATATCTCAGATCAAATGCTATGAGAGACAGGACTGACTGATATAAGCTACTGCTATTAGAACAGTGTGCAATTATACTTTAGTCCGTATGAGAACAGACCCTTGCTTTAAGTCTGTTAATTTTGTaccttaaaatattaataaaaaattaggTACATGCCTCCCATCTAATCAGTTTATGTTCATTCTTACTAATGAAGTGATTAACATTATCATCAAATTGCGTGTGAAATTGTCACCAGCAGATAACAAACACGTCTTCATAAAGCGACGCTGTGCTTTCCTAAGGCACATAATATAACCGTTTTACATAACAATAAAACGATTATTATGTGCCGAGAGAAAGCACAGCGTCGCAGGAAGTTTCTTCCTGGTGAAGTACGCCATGACAAGTCTAAAGCGCGCGCGCCCTCTGGTGACAGATAATTCGTTCAGAAACGCTAAAAACGTTCAGAAAtcgaataaaaatatctgacaatAGGTGAGAAAATACATTGCATCTTCATAAAGCGACGCTGTGCTTTCTCTCGGCACATAATAATCGTTTTATTGTTATGTAAAACGGTTATATTTTTATTGGATGTGTAATCTATCATGTCTCTTATTTCAGACTATGTGAATATCCAATTAAAGCATATGATCCAGTGTTAAACAAAAAACTGCTTCTAGAGTGTTTAAAGTGGTTCCTAAGCTGCAGTGATTCCATAGACCAAACTCCAAAAGACCTAACTACAGAGATAGAGAAACTGAATCTAAACCACAATCTTATCAGAAATAAGAATCAAGATATCTTTAAATGTGACAAGGAGTTGATAGAAAGTTTGTATATACTGTGTAATCTGGATGATGTGCATCCCatgtataggtacttaaatttgGCAAATCATTTGAAAAGGTGAGCATAGTCATATTCATTTTAACGTAAACTGACTGACAGACAGATATTATGAAATTCTGTTTTTGCCATTCTgtctacatttattttaatttaatttctgtctgtctgaaataatcaatgtttttatttattatttatttatagcctCCTACCAATCCGCATCAAAACCTAATTGAGGCTTACGTAACTTATAATAATGCTTTGTTTTTCAGTCACAGAGCTATAAATTTAGCTTACAAAATAGCAACAGCGAATTGGAGGGGCAACTTCGTAAAAGTATGCAAGCTGCTGCATAACCTGTGCCCACTGACATACTGTGCCTTGTGTCTGCATCTACCAACATTGCAAAGGTAAACTAAACccataggtactaatattataaatggaaaagtgtgtacctgtttgtttatttgtccgtctttaacgaCAAaacgagcgacgaattgacgtgatttttttaagtggagatagttgacgggacggagagtgacataggctatgtTTTGTCTCTGGGAGCTCAATGGGAGGGGGGGGACACCTACATCCACTGAACGTGAATACGGGTGCCATATGTGACCAGTGGACATGTTGTTTTTTTTCGATCCATACTCTTTTTATTAAATACCTCGTCTGTCTTATTAAAAAACGTCACGCGGCCCGCCAGATGGTTCTATCGTTTTTCAGTGCTAATTAGCTCTTTAAGATTTTACATTTCTTTTATACTTGCAGACATGCCCTGCCAGTAATAAGCACTGCGTACAACAGCAAGCAACTCACAGTGCCTCTAAGTGCCTTACGTACGTGGCTGCGTTTCGACAGCGACGCGGCGGCGGCGAGCGTCTGCGCGCACTACGGGCTGGCAGCCAATCAGGGCGCGGTACGGTTTAGTAAAGCAGACTTCAAGGCAGATGTCGCTACGGTACATACAATTGTTACAACTACACACTAATTCATTgacacattcactaccagacaagaaatggcgcactacgtcagaaaccgaTCATAATTTGTAACCGCCCGCCGCATACCAGCGTATGGCGAGAACCCTCTCAGCGGTttctccggcatctgagcaaagtttaagagtgcccaccaggcgggttcttgaTTTCGAATGTGTTAAAAAACGGCAGTCTCGCAGCGAATTCGTTACACACGCTCGCCTCTTTCAACTCACAATTTCACTTTTTGCTAAGAGGTTTTTTGTTAACCCGCATGATTAAATAAGTCCCGTGTAAGCTCCTAGTGTAATAGCGAAGTTACGGTTGTAGCCGTCGTAGTCAAAAGGTTATTAATTGGTAATTTGTTAattcactaccagacaaaaaatggcgcactcGATCAGAAGCCGGTCGTAATTTTTAACCGGCCGCTTGAATGGCGAGAACACGCCCagcgggttctccggcatctgagcaaatTTTACGAGTCACCACGTTTACGAGGCGGGTTCTTAGTTGCGAAAGTGTTATtgttaaatgttattttattgtttgtcaTAATTTACGTTTGTTTATTTCTAGCATCAACCATCAAGACTGCTTCTACTGGACCAGAAGATGGATCTCTCACACAAGCATGTGTTCACATACCATTCAGAAGATTACACTTACGGTGCTTGACACCAACGCAGTTGTCTTTAAAAACCgctttttattagggttccgtagtcaactaggaaccttatagtttcgccatgtctgtctgtccgtccgtccgtccgtccgtccgcggataatctcagtaaccgttagcactagaaagctgaaatttggtaccaatatgtatattaatcatgccaacaaagtgcaaaaataaaaaatggaaaaaaatgttttattagggtaccccccctacatgtaaagtgggggctgatattttttttcattccaaccccaacgtgtgatatattgttggataggtatttaaaaatgaacaagggtttactaagattgttttttgataatattaatactatcggaaataatcgctcctaaaggaaaaaaaagtgcgtcccccccctctaacttttgaaccatatgtttataaaatttgaaaaaaatcactaaagtagaactttataaagactttctaggaaaattattttgaacttgatagattcagtagtttttgaaaaatacggaaaactacggaaccctacactgagcgtggcccgacacgctcttggccggttttagttGCAGATAATGCTACTCAACTTTTTTGCCTCTTTTCTtggcagttttatttttgtatatatttattttttgcaagTAAACTTTTATTTGCCAAGTTAAAGGTTGTTGAAACCTAGACAGTATGACTGTGTAGataattttaaaagaaattaGATATAATTTTCTGTATGAACACAAAACGTGTACGTAATTCGTCTCATATTATGTGCAATCATGAGTAACGTTGTGTAATTTTAGCTTATAGAATATGTTAATTTTTGAATTGTTTATTAATCACGATCTCAAGAAGTgtgctttattttaaaatacttaactacgaataaaacaatatttttatataaaggaatcctttattatttacataagaaAATTCACCTAATTATGACAACTAATTACAGTGGAcaacaaaatgtaaatatcaaacgGTCACATGGCTCCCATGTATGTATTGTCGAAATAAACATGTcaaattcatttttttacaattcaGCATCGGGTGTTCGAAGCGGTCTTGTACATGCATAAAACAGTATATCTTAAAGCGAATGTACAATACAAAGTATATCTCATAAAATGATTTCATTCCTTCGaatcgttgtatttattaatttcATCGAAATCATACGAGTAGGTTAGGTTTAACATGTTCACAGTCCAGTGCcaagggaagttggagcttaaatacgacccaatagtaaagtGAATGACCAAGCGAGTCACTATTGGGTCATGCCACTAGCCACTAAGACCAAACTAAGCCACTTTTACTATTTGcttaacctccaacttccccgTCCCGTCCGCCAGCGCGACTCTTGTATGACAAGGCTGTGGTCCCGGCAAGTTATAAAGTCGTAAGATTTAAAATTCAGAGTGGAACAGTGAACGTGTTCAACGATTTACAACGTCAGAATAAAGTGGAGGATTCATAACTAAAGTTAACTTTTATGATAAAATGACCGCTTCAATTTGCGATGCACAGCCGAGTAtgaaaatatatacataatCAACATACGTAAATAACGACGGTCTTATGACAGTGATAAGAACGGAGCTTATTTAGATATCGagtgttatatttttacatttgacTACATGTAATTTTTCGTATAGGTATATCATATTTTTCATACATGATATCTAGCCAAAATAGTGGCAAATGTTTGGGACCGCGTCCCACTCCTAACTAATGAGAAAGGGCCTCTATTCCCAATAGGTACCATCATGTCCTAATATTGACCCAGAACAGCTCAGCGAGAGATCACCTGCTAAAAGAGGTACAAATAAGGCATCCCAATACCAGAACATGCGCTGCAGCTCAACATACACGGTTAGGCACTGGTGCCACCAAAAGCGAGTCAGCTATGAGCTACCGGCTATagaaaccaaagaggatcgagtattatagagagttactgtcgaagtaacaGGTGTAATAACAGTGCATAGGCTGCCATCTCttaacacaggcttaaaacttttgaacctcagttttgacaatttggcccatattcttagcttgatatgtgttaaaatgtcaaatattagcgcCACCTAGCTGAACGTACACCAAAGGTGTAAtgtcatctaggccaccgtacctttttctgtatggtactgaggtacgttttataCTTTATCTgtatatacggagttatatgtgcGAGCTCCGCTTCGTAGGATGTGTGATAACTACAACAAACGCCTGGTCTCGGTTGACATTTTCAATAACACCAAAATACGATTTAAGCGTTTAGTAAGCTCATTATTATAGTTCTAAGCCTccaaaatattcaataatattGTGTAACTAACTTCCTAATCTGTTTCTTAATCTTTTTCTGTTGGTAACAATCTATGTCGCTTTATAAGGTTAAGTTTAAGTCTTAGTATAAGTTTGTTAATTAGTTCCTAAATAACCGCATCCATTCGCTGACATCAATATCCCCTAACCAGATCACAATGCTGTCCCTAAAACTACTGCCGTACCTCCTAGTGGGAATTGTGTTAGGATGTAGGCTAtaagtaagattttataacttgTCTGTAAATATTATTGGTCTGTATCTGTTTTTTCccccaataaagaaaaaaaatatatatatatatgtctttgatagaaacgaacaaaatacaGTCGTTCCGGTGTAAATAAAGCAAGCGATTTATAGTTTATCGCTCGACGACGAACTGTAACTCGCTGGCGCTATCATCGCCTCTTTTTTAATACGCGCTTTtgttgggaccagtgcctttaaAGGACTGGGACATGACATTGATCTAATTAAAATTCAGTACCtaacatagtttttttttttatctgaccTAATCAAACTGCTTGATGGTACTGAGAATTGAGAGACCCAACTATGAAAAGTACTACCAGCAACAACTGACAGTAAATATACCTTATTTCTTTGCAATAAGGTATACCAACTGTAACAATATTGATGATGGTACTCATGTTACTCATGTGATAGTTTTCATGGCTAGTAGGTGGGCGAGAAATGTGTTATATACCAAAAAAATTGCATCATACCCGAGCCTTTTGATCTCAAAATGTTGTTGTACTACGTGTCAAACATTCGCTTTTTGATTTCTAGACCGCTCACGTACTAGCCACTTAATGACATGTTTAATGGATATATATGCCCGCGAATGTCCGTCCGCGAAATATACGGGTgaataaataatctaaaataGCTCAAATCAACGTTGACTTTGCGTTCGTGTGTTTAAATGCTGAAATTTGTGTACTTAAGAAATAGCGCTAGGACTTCAGACAAAAAGACGGTAAGTCCAaacaaatttttaaataaaagatatgataatattattttataaatgtcaTTTTAGATGgcaagtgtttttatttttgtaaattaagtctGATTCATGACATGAacgattattattattcaatttatgaAAATGTGTCAAATTAACACCCGCCTAAGCACATTGGGGTTGCGTCGGTCAacactgaaatagttatttgttatacaagggtgcaaagttgtattttaacgccgagtgtggaattgaaaaacgagcaagtgaaaggattctatagttgaaccacgagcgaagcgagtggttcgaaaatagaatcctgaacttgacgagtttttcaacacacgagaagtaaaatacatttgcacccgtgtgtaacacaaaacttttcccctcactatagcgaggaaattacaacgcaaaaaaacgcgtttatcactgcttccagtagttccacaggtggtaaaacatctttatcactagattaatccacttttatcaattttaaagcagaacatttggctatattcaagttcaaattactttatccactaatggataaaatgctggtattaaaggacaaaacgcgtgtttccgagctagtgaggggaaaacctACTTAcgataagggttccgttttttccttttgaggtacgggaCCCTAAAATAACTAGATCCGTTTGGACCCAGCGTCTTTGTCTATAAACCAGGACACAATCGTACTAATCACACGAAAATAGGTGCCGTGAAAAGAATTTGTGCAcgaaaattaagttaaaatgtCATTggcaaatataaatatgtacttaattGGTACAATTGTGACATGGATATTGTCGTTTTTGTTGGTAAGATTGCATTTTTTACTAAACAATACTTAAAGTCAGTGTATAATAAGATAAGAAAAACTCACGCTACACTGGAGATTTCAATAATATTTGCCAGTTTTTGGCCGCCATATTTTAGTAAAAGGTTTGTCGGCAACGCGTTTTATATAACTCGGGAGTTAATGCGAGCTTAGGTTTCGGTGATCGCCTACCATTAGGCGGGCCGTGTGATTCTAAGCGTGAGTCATCTATAACATTACTTGATTATCAATTTCATTGTGAGTAAAACAAATATGGTACAGTACCAGTTATCAAAAACTCGTACACTGCCATGTATCGTGTAGTGGAGACGCAATACGCTAAAAAGCCATATAAAGTTGTATCACAGGTAATCAATACTTCGGGCGAACGCATTGCCAAAGTACCGGCCTACGGTTCCTTCAGGTAACTAATTCGTATAATCTCTAGCACGAATTACGTCGCGCGTACAGAACGTAGGTATTAAAGCAATAACTATACACTAATAAATACGTAACATACAGACAGATAACACAAGCAGCGTAAACGTACTTCATAAGATTGTCTTGTTAGAATTTcctaaaattacaataacaattttttAGGGAAACTAAACGTTCGAGAGCTTCTATTCGTATATACAGGTAGCACCGCGGTGTTCAAGGCAAACAATAAACTAAAATCACAAAGGAACCATAACCTAACATAAATTCATTCAAGCGAGTAAAATGTCAAACATTCAACAGTTTCTTAGAAGTTAGCCTTCGCGTAATTCGATCgctaaaacaagttaataaaTAACGTGTGAAAACAACAACAAGTCGTAATGTACATAGAGGTATCGCTAGACTATACACTGAACATAACGTTTACCTTCGGTGCCAGTCAACGGGCGGCCTTTGTGAACTGCGCATTCCTTACCTGCGGGCAAAAATTATATAGTTTTATAGtcttactgtcaaagtaaattgtgtaatcacagtgcatagactgccatctctcgacacaggctaaaaacttttgaacctcagttttgaccatttggcccatattcgtagcttgatgtgttaaaatgtcaaatattaatattagcgccatctagccgagcgtcccccaaaggtgtaataccATTTAGGCCACcctatagtcaaccaattggaaccctaggccactttacAACCATTAACATCAGCCAtctcttacaatctgattatacgtcactatgacatactTCTACAGTAGCCTAGTGTtccaaattggttgactgtacctttttccttatggttctgaggtaagatttttttcttagactttatctgtctatacggagttacatatgtctttgcaaAAGAGTCAAGAATTATAGCAATTACTTTTTGAACGCCTGTTGATGAAGGAATAAAATCACTATTTTGAACAGCTAAGTGCCGCCATCTTGCCGAGTGAATTGGTTCGGGTGAGACGTTTCCGCGCAAGGCTGCTCGGTCTGTGTGAACCCAGTAATGTTATGGGAAACGTATTCGATAAGGCCGCAGCCATATGTGACGGTCAAAGGGTTAATCGAGCTATGTTCtatacaaagaggatcgagtattatagagaattactgtcaaagtaaaacgtgtaatctcagtgcatagactgccatctctcgacacaggcttaaaacttttgaaccatttttaaatccaatttctatttaataaatcaggtagaaatatatgtataacctgacaagattttatttgaccctgaaagagtgtcgctacaaaccgctttcatatggcaataatgtgccgacgtcatacgtattggggacagcgtgtactggttacctgttaatatttgtagaaaattaaaacatggttttagagaatcaaaatttaaaaagcaaggttttaagactcgctacttctttccgcacagcctaaaatccatgaatcttgtgccttaatcgaagtcatcgatgtttattttgttttttcgtgggaccttgttctgtactggtggcagttatggaacggcctccttatttctatacatatttttcacggcagagctacagacaccttaaattagaacaaaaaatatattaggctaAACGCGAAACCAACAAATTAATGcaggagaaccgcactataaactgACAGTCCCGGACTTGTCAATAACCAATTTCAGAACATTGGTATCGAAATGCTGTTGAATCCTTCATTCTTTTttgttgtaagtaatttatcacgtttagtataattattttcagttttaatcatattattttggacaaaattgcgatgaaaccgttagataaaatatttgcttcatgtttacatcactgacattcgatgactttcgacaacgggtgtcaaatagtaatccttgccagtaaaagaaattagttcagctgaaaatccgcaacgcggcgagggtcaaataaaaacttgtcaggctttagtaACTgtgttgaccgtgacgtcactcaattcgatttcatattaatttcatattagcaagtttgaaattcgttttgacagttcttaaaaagaagctgatttgactaggaggcaagtagcctattatagcAATTGCTTTTTGAACGCCTGTTGATAATGGAATAAAAGCACTATTTTGAACAGCTAAGTGCCGCCATCTTGCCGAGTGAATTGGTTCGGGTGAGACGTTTCCGTTTCAGAAGGTTAATCGAGCTATGTTCTATATAACTGAGCTGTATTAAAACTTACCACAGCGGTTTTATTCAGTTGTGTGCGAGGAACGCGTCGTCGAACAGCTCGAGCTCATGTCCCAGGTAGTTGGCCTTGTTCCGTAGTTTCTTGGCGGAGGTGGACGCATCCTCGAGCATCTTGATGGCCTCGCGGACTTCTCCGAGCTCCTCGTCCATCTCCGTGGTCGCCTCGTCGATTAGGCGGCACAGGCGAGCGAACATCGTTGATAGCTCCCTGAAAAGGAATGTAAAAGAtttcatgtttaaaaaaattgaataggAAACATTCTTCTTGAAACATTGTGTGAAGAGCGTAAACTCAAAAACAAGGGTGGTTTATAGTAAAATTATTGATATTAAAAACCATATTCtcaaatccgcaacgcaggcttcgtcagctGAATACAAAATCCAGTTATCAGCTACAAGCTTCATCAAAAAGTAAAACAATGGAAAATCCACAACATGCATCGtcaataaactaaacctaaaagtacatacttaaaaaaaaacacacaactCAAAAACACCCTGCAAGTCGCCACCAAGCAgcgtgcccagaaggctggccgcattgcctcgCTGAATGGCTGTGCTTATTCTCTGAgcaaaatactggccagccctttTGTCACCGTCACATCTACCAAACGAGACGCCAAACCTTAGTTTATAGTTGGTTTATAGTAAGATAGTAATCAGTTGGCAAACGTGAGGTCGACGA includes:
- the LOC125228286 gene encoding germinal-center associated nuclear protein — protein: MSYFEYYSKNSNQPLETKTTVPKKVYSGPKNKPKSKISNGFNSETTKDTESIKGTCLSMCPEDEVKMRDIAKMVHVLEVINGRKVLVKCYSRSAADSTVAVPRLLRPYEVLQDTVRHLLLQVAQNRDTNMLLIYDFVSDRLRAVRQDMTVQRLSAKECMTLLEPMIRFHVYFGYKLCEYPIKAYDPVLNKKLLLECLKWFLSCSDSIDQTPKDLTTEIEKLNLNHNLIRNKNQDIFKCDKELIESLYILCNLDDVHPMYRYLNLANHLKSHRAINLAYKIATANWRGNFVKVCKLLHNLCPLTYCALCLHLPTLQRHALPVISTAYNSKQLTVPLSALRTWLRFDSDAAAASVCAHYGLAANQGAVRFSKADFKADVATHQPSRLLLLDQKMDLSHKHVFTYHSEDYTYGA